From Spirosoma aerolatum, one genomic window encodes:
- a CDS encoding ThuA domain-containing protein, with protein MKNVRFPSRALLLAGVLTTAVSQLPTDAWAQTMAKRTVAAKSVAAAEAPIALNRVLVFSKTKGFRHSSIPAGKMAIMKLGQENGFAVDTTEDASKFTEANLKKYSAVIWLSTTGNVLDDAQQAAFERYIQAGGGFVGIHAAADTEYDWPWYNQLVGAYFLSHPKQQNAEIEIVDKNHPATKMLPDRWKRWDEWYNYKSIQGDLKVLGKLDEKTYEGGKNGDNHPFIWYHDFQGGKAFYTGGGHTDESYSDSMFLQHLLGGIKSVMASSLKFGQAKTMPFPEENRFEQQVLVQGMDEPTELAVLDNGKVLYTQRKGELTVYDPQKKKTKVVANFPVFSKFEYGLMGLNIDPNFKQNKWIYVYYSPLNGKTVADTAQHLSRFVYDDVRDTVLLNTEKVLLTIPVKRDGCCHTGGSIAWDRKGNLYLSTGDDTNPFNSDGYAPIDERPGRKGWDARLTSSNTNDLRGKIIRIHPEADGTYTIPEGNLFPKGNPKARPEIYVMGNRNPYRISVDQRTGYLYWGEVGPDAGNNSEKYGPRGHDEMNQARQAGYFGWPLFVADNRPYHSRSFADSTTGPLFDPQHPINDSPNNTGLRELPPAQKAFIYYPYADSPEFGDIVGKGGRNAMGGPVYYYDDYPETSVKFPRHYDGKFFAYDWIRDWIHPVTMKPNGDFVKMETFMPSTKFSHIIDMQFANDGSLYTIEYGQKWFGANADARLARITYNAGNRKPVAVASANKMVGAAPLTVKFDGGKSMDYDGDALKYEWSFGKNIPKQMTASPTVTFSKPGVYPATLKVTDAAGNVSTRTMDIKVGNDEPKVVVDVAGNKTFYFPNKPVKYAVKVVDKEDGTLQKGIRPDDVTMTIDYLEGFDKTLLAQGHQANTGSSTGKRLIELSDCKACHTIDQKSIGPAYIDVAKKYKGTGSESKLIRKIITGGGGVWGEQAMSAHPQLKESEVADMVGYILSLADEKAANRKPIAGDYVPVAQKKDGSYILTATYTDRGNGVIGPLTGSTSVALRSPSVKAVTADAKRDIFQFDMPKVGPAAVGTKSGSYVAFNDIDLTGIESISPTVFASTTQTAGGKLEARINSPTGPLLGEVEVKPGTAGPVNLPFRQPVQGMHTLYLVFVNPEAGQKALFALDKVQFGTQGM; from the coding sequence ATGAAAAACGTACGGTTTCCCTCCCGCGCACTACTCCTGGCGGGCGTGCTGACAACCGCTGTGTCTCAGCTTCCGACGGATGCCTGGGCACAAACAATGGCCAAACGGACTGTAGCGGCCAAGTCTGTAGCCGCTGCTGAAGCTCCGATTGCCTTGAATCGGGTACTTGTGTTTTCGAAAACGAAAGGATTTCGCCATTCATCGATCCCGGCGGGAAAAATGGCGATTATGAAACTTGGTCAGGAAAATGGTTTTGCCGTCGATACAACGGAAGATGCCTCCAAGTTCACCGAAGCCAATCTGAAAAAGTACAGTGCCGTTATCTGGCTAAGCACAACGGGCAATGTACTCGACGATGCCCAGCAGGCTGCTTTTGAGCGTTATATTCAGGCGGGAGGTGGTTTTGTGGGTATCCATGCTGCCGCCGATACCGAGTACGACTGGCCCTGGTACAACCAACTCGTGGGGGCCTATTTTCTGAGTCACCCTAAGCAGCAAAACGCTGAAATTGAAATTGTTGATAAGAATCACCCGGCCACAAAAATGCTGCCGGATCGCTGGAAGCGCTGGGACGAGTGGTATAACTACAAGAGCATTCAGGGTGATCTGAAGGTGTTGGGTAAACTGGATGAAAAGACCTACGAAGGCGGGAAAAACGGCGATAATCACCCGTTCATCTGGTACCACGATTTTCAGGGAGGCAAAGCCTTCTATACGGGTGGCGGTCATACCGACGAATCGTACAGCGACTCTATGTTCCTCCAGCATCTTCTGGGTGGAATCAAGTCGGTGATGGCTAGCAGTCTGAAGTTTGGTCAGGCTAAAACGATGCCTTTCCCCGAAGAAAACCGATTTGAACAGCAGGTGCTGGTACAGGGTATGGACGAACCAACCGAACTGGCTGTGCTCGATAACGGTAAGGTGCTGTATACCCAGCGCAAAGGTGAGCTAACGGTCTACGATCCACAAAAAAAAAAGACTAAGGTAGTTGCTAATTTCCCGGTTTTCAGCAAGTTCGAATATGGCCTGATGGGCTTGAACATTGACCCGAACTTCAAGCAGAACAAGTGGATTTATGTGTACTATTCCCCGCTGAACGGCAAGACTGTTGCTGATACAGCTCAGCATCTGTCGCGCTTTGTCTATGACGACGTTCGGGATACGGTACTGCTGAATACCGAAAAGGTACTGCTGACCATTCCGGTGAAGCGTGATGGCTGCTGCCATACCGGTGGGTCGATTGCCTGGGACCGGAAGGGAAATCTGTACCTGTCGACGGGCGACGATACCAATCCGTTCAACTCCGATGGCTATGCGCCAATTGACGAACGGCCCGGCCGGAAAGGATGGGATGCCCGGCTGACGTCCAGCAATACCAACGACCTGCGGGGTAAAATCATCCGGATTCATCCTGAAGCCGACGGAACTTATACCATTCCCGAAGGCAACCTGTTTCCGAAAGGTAACCCGAAGGCTCGCCCTGAAATTTACGTAATGGGTAACCGGAACCCGTACCGGATTTCGGTCGATCAGCGGACGGGTTATCTGTACTGGGGCGAAGTTGGTCCCGATGCCGGTAACAACAGCGAAAAATATGGCCCCCGTGGTCATGATGAAATGAACCAGGCGCGTCAGGCCGGTTATTTTGGCTGGCCGCTGTTTGTAGCCGATAACCGCCCGTACCACTCCCGCAGTTTTGCCGATAGCACAACGGGGCCTTTATTTGATCCGCAACACCCCATCAACGATTCGCCCAATAATACGGGGCTAAGAGAGTTGCCTCCTGCCCAGAAAGCCTTCATCTACTACCCCTATGCCGATTCGCCGGAGTTTGGTGATATCGTGGGCAAAGGTGGTCGGAATGCGATGGGTGGCCCGGTCTATTACTATGATGACTATCCAGAAACGTCGGTCAAATTCCCCCGCCACTACGACGGTAAATTCTTTGCCTACGACTGGATTCGCGACTGGATTCACCCCGTTACAATGAAGCCAAACGGCGATTTTGTGAAAATGGAAACGTTTATGCCCAGCACGAAATTCTCACATATCATCGACATGCAGTTTGCCAACGATGGGTCGCTGTATACGATTGAGTACGGTCAGAAATGGTTTGGTGCCAATGCCGATGCACGGCTGGCTCGTATCACGTACAATGCCGGTAACCGGAAGCCGGTAGCCGTCGCCAGTGCCAATAAAATGGTCGGCGCTGCCCCGCTAACGGTGAAATTCGATGGCGGTAAATCGATGGATTACGATGGCGACGCGCTCAAATACGAATGGTCGTTTGGTAAGAATATACCTAAACAAATGACCGCTTCGCCAACTGTTACCTTCAGCAAGCCAGGAGTTTATCCAGCCACGCTGAAAGTAACCGACGCAGCCGGTAACGTGTCGACCCGGACGATGGACATCAAAGTGGGTAACGACGAGCCCAAAGTAGTGGTTGATGTAGCTGGTAACAAGACCTTCTATTTCCCAAACAAGCCTGTTAAATACGCGGTGAAGGTGGTAGACAAAGAAGATGGTACGTTACAGAAAGGCATCAGACCCGACGATGTAACCATGACCATCGATTACCTCGAAGGTTTCGACAAAACATTACTGGCGCAGGGTCATCAGGCAAACACGGGTTCCTCGACAGGAAAGCGGTTAATTGAGCTGAGCGACTGTAAAGCGTGCCATACCATCGATCAGAAGTCGATTGGACCTGCTTATATCGATGTTGCCAAGAAGTACAAAGGCACGGGTTCTGAGAGCAAACTGATTCGTAAAATCATCACAGGTGGCGGTGGTGTATGGGGTGAGCAGGCCATGAGCGCCCACCCACAACTGAAAGAAAGTGAAGTAGCCGATATGGTTGGGTACATCCTTTCGCTGGCCGATGAAAAAGCCGCTAACCGTAAACCTATTGCGGGTGATTACGTACCTGTAGCGCAGAAAAAGGATGGTTCTTATATCCTGACCGCTACCTATACAGACCGGGGCAACGGCGTAATTGGTCCGCTGACGGGTTCAACATCTGTAGCGCTCCGCTCGCCATCGGTAAAAGCCGTAACGGCCGATGCCAAACGGGATATTTTCCAATTCGATATGCCGAAGGTTGGCCCAGCCGCTGTTGGCACTAAATCGGGAAGTTACGTTGCCTTTAACGACATCGATCTGACGGGTATTGAAAGCATTTCACCAACGGTATTTGCATCGACAACCCAAACGGCTGGTGGTAAGCTCGAAGCACGGATCAACTCTCCAACGGGACCTCTGTTGGGCGAAGTAGAAGTAAAACCAGGAACGGCTGGCCCAGTAAATCTGCCTTTCCGCCAGCCTGTGCAGGGTATGCATACACTCTATCTGGTGTTTGTTAACCCCGAAGCGGGTCAAAAGGCCCTGTTTGCCCTCGACAAAGTCCAGTTCGGCACGCAGGGAATGTAA
- a CDS encoding leucine-rich repeat domain-containing protein: MTYRRYRFLVPLLLLSALIVRCKSGNDPEPNSPPSAFTIKAQVIPIGADIVLTWTKAKDPEGDRVTYTVVWKDTLTRYLTDTTYTLRNVGYNTSVVGSVIARDARKAATPVSFSVTVGAEPYVSVPDPAFEKLLIELKMDSLEDGRIKGANALKVSSLDLSNKNISRLDGIEGFINLKTLDCSFNNLTRLDISKNTALTKLYCNANKLTSLNVSPNTALTELDCSMNQLSSLDMTKNGNLTVVGCAKNSLTKLDISKNTRLVKLYCTNNKLSSLDISANSNLTTLWCFYNAITSLNTTKNPLLQVMQCFGNNIQTICVANLSRITSDWQKDESATYQICQ; the protein is encoded by the coding sequence ATGACTTACCGTCGTTATCGATTCTTAGTCCCTCTCCTCCTACTGAGTGCATTGATTGTACGTTGCAAAAGCGGGAATGATCCTGAGCCCAATTCACCGCCATCGGCCTTTACCATAAAGGCCCAGGTCATTCCGATAGGGGCCGACATTGTACTGACATGGACGAAAGCGAAAGACCCCGAGGGTGATCGTGTAACGTATACCGTCGTTTGGAAAGACACACTCACCCGATATCTGACCGATACAACTTACACCCTTCGCAATGTAGGCTACAATACCAGTGTGGTGGGTTCCGTAATAGCTCGTGATGCTCGTAAAGCGGCTACGCCTGTATCATTTAGCGTAACGGTGGGGGCCGAACCGTATGTATCTGTTCCAGATCCAGCTTTTGAGAAGCTTCTGATCGAGCTAAAAATGGATTCGCTGGAGGATGGAAGAATAAAGGGTGCTAATGCTTTAAAGGTAAGCAGTCTAGACTTGAGCAATAAGAATATTAGTCGGCTGGATGGTATCGAAGGCTTCATTAACCTTAAAACACTCGACTGTTCCTTCAACAACCTTACTCGTCTGGATATTAGCAAGAATACGGCTCTAACCAAACTGTACTGCAACGCTAATAAACTGACCAGCCTAAACGTGAGCCCCAATACCGCCCTAACGGAATTAGACTGCTCCATGAACCAACTAAGCAGTCTGGATATGACAAAAAACGGCAATCTAACCGTGGTAGGCTGTGCGAAAAACAGTCTGACAAAGCTGGATATCAGCAAAAATACCCGGCTTGTTAAACTGTACTGTACAAATAACAAACTATCGAGTCTGGACATCAGTGCCAATAGTAATCTAACAACACTATGGTGTTTTTATAATGCTATAACTAGTCTAAACACCACCAAAAATCCCCTACTCCAGGTGATGCAATGTTTTGGAAATAACATCCAGACCATTTGCGTAGCGAATCTGTCGCGCATCACCTCCGACTGGCAAAAAGATGAATCGGCCACCTACCAGATCTGTCAATAA